A genomic segment from Vagococcus zengguangii encodes:
- a CDS encoding MurR/RpiR family transcriptional regulator: MFNYLKVYDELTASEKKVLKYIIEHLEDIPLMTINELAIATFVSKTVIINLSQKMGFDGFKEMKYAINSEIKNKQLLSRIESKSPKKKLESTINKTFSIINDEDILKSAQLLSHSKNIFIMARGTSKSCGYYLEHLLFSIGIHCFFINDYNHAESFTRLVDEDDVVVLLSLSGSTKKILETAKLVHLKQAKIISLTSFQSSGLSEYSTIELFCHADQSDTKIDDTNSRIGFFILIDLLINTLNNIK, translated from the coding sequence ATGTTTAATTACTTAAAAGTTTATGATGAGTTAACGGCTAGCGAGAAAAAAGTATTAAAATATATCATTGAACATTTGGAAGATATTCCCTTGATGACGATTAATGAGTTAGCCATTGCGACATTTGTTTCAAAAACGGTCATTATTAATCTATCTCAAAAAATGGGGTTTGATGGCTTTAAAGAGATGAAATACGCCATTAATTCAGAAATTAAAAATAAACAGCTATTAAGTCGGATTGAATCAAAATCACCTAAGAAGAAATTAGAAAGTACCATTAATAAGACGTTCTCAATAATAAATGATGAAGATATTTTAAAGAGTGCGCAACTGTTAAGTCATTCAAAAAATATTTTCATTATGGCTAGGGGAACGAGTAAATCTTGTGGTTATTATTTAGAACATCTATTGTTCTCGATAGGCATTCACTGTTTCTTTATTAACGATTATAACCACGCGGAATCTTTTACGCGACTTGTCGATGAAGATGACGTCGTTGTTTTATTGTCATTATCGGGCTCAACTAAAAAAATATTAGAAACGGCAAAGCTAGTTCATTTGAAACAGGCAAAAATTATCAGTTTGACATCATTTCAGTCAAGTGGATTAAGCGAGTATTCGACAATTGAATTGTTTTGTCACGCTGATCAATCAGATACAAAAATAGATGATACCAATTCACGTATAGGTTTTTTTATCTTAATTGATTTATTAATAAATACACTAAACAATATTAAATAG
- the fumC gene encoding class II fumarate hydratase: MFRIEKDSLGEVKVASDKKWGAQTQRSLENFVIGNNTMPLAVVYGLVEIKRAAALVNHQLGKLSAEKSQAIVAACDAILTGKYGDQFPLKIYQTGSGTQSNMNVNEVIAHLCNEKVPGLIHPNDDVNMSQSSNDTFPTAMHIAAYQAIINNLLPELSEWIEELKLLEDKNQHVIKIGRTHLQDATPLTFGQEISGWRVMIEKAQEFVGLSLDAISHLTIGGTAVGTGLNAPENFDTLMCEVISAHTQLPFNSEENKFYGLTSHSELSFVHGALRALAGDLMKIANDVRWLASGPRSGLGEITIPSNEPGSSIMPGKVNPTQAEALTMVVCQVMGNDTTIQFASSQGNFELNVYKPVIIANFLESVQLLSDAMRSFRMNCLVGLEANKAAMAEGMKNSLMLVTALNPHIGYEKAAKVAKYAHENHTTLEKAIIALGYATKEEFSEWLKPEEMI, translated from the coding sequence ATGTTTCGTATCGAAAAAGATTCATTAGGTGAAGTGAAAGTAGCAAGTGATAAAAAATGGGGAGCCCAAACACAAAGAAGTTTAGAAAATTTCGTGATTGGTAATAACACCATGCCATTAGCAGTGGTTTATGGCTTAGTCGAAATTAAACGTGCAGCGGCCCTAGTCAATCATCAGCTTGGTAAATTATCAGCTGAGAAAAGTCAGGCGATTGTCGCAGCATGTGATGCGATTTTGACAGGAAAATATGGTGACCAATTCCCATTAAAAATTTATCAAACAGGTAGTGGTACGCAGTCAAACATGAATGTTAATGAAGTGATTGCGCATTTGTGTAATGAAAAGGTACCAGGATTAATTCATCCCAATGATGATGTTAATATGTCTCAAAGTTCGAATGACACGTTCCCTACTGCCATGCATATTGCGGCTTATCAAGCAATTATTAACAATCTGTTACCAGAACTATCGGAGTGGATTGAAGAATTGAAACTATTAGAAGATAAGAATCAGCACGTGATTAAAATTGGTCGCACGCATTTACAAGATGCCACACCGTTAACATTTGGGCAAGAGATTAGTGGCTGGCGTGTTATGATTGAAAAAGCGCAAGAATTTGTAGGTTTGAGTTTAGACGCAATTAGTCATTTAACAATTGGTGGAACAGCAGTTGGAACGGGGCTAAATGCTCCCGAAAATTTTGATACGTTAATGTGTGAAGTGATTAGTGCGCATACGCAATTACCATTTAACTCCGAAGAGAATAAGTTTTATGGTCTAACAAGTCACAGTGAATTGTCGTTTGTTCATGGCGCACTACGAGCGTTAGCAGGTGATTTAATGAAAATTGCTAATGATGTTCGTTGGTTAGCAAGTGGTCCTCGTTCTGGTTTAGGAGAAATTACGATTCCATCTAATGAGCCAGGAAGCTCAATCATGCCGGGCAAAGTTAATCCCACCCAAGCAGAAGCCTTAACGATGGTTGTTTGCCAAGTGATGGGAAATGATACAACCATTCAATTTGCTAGTAGCCAAGGAAATTTTGAATTGAATGTTTACAAACCAGTGATTATTGCGAACTTTTTAGAATCAGTCCAATTATTAAGTGACGCAATGCGCTCGTTTAGAATGAATTGTTTAGTCGGATTAGAGGCTAATAAAGCAGCAATGGCTGAGGGAATGAAAAATTCGTTGATGCTTGTGACTGCTTTGAATCCTCATATTGGTTACGAAAAAGCTGCCAAAGTCGCTAAATATGCGCATGAAAATCATACGACACTGGAAAAAGCGATTATTGCTTTAGGTTATGCAACGAAAGAAGAGTTTTCTGAGTGGTTAAAACCTGAAGAGATGATTTAA
- a CDS encoding NAD(P)-dependent malic enzyme, translated as MGLREDALRLHEEHKGKISIESKLSVTNNEELSLAYSPGVAEPCKEIEANPDDSYRYTSRGNLVAVISDGTAVLGLGDIGPAAAMPVMEGKSILFKEFAGIDSIPLVVNEKDTDKLVEIIQSLEYSFGGINLEDISSPRCFEIERRLKEVMSIPVFHDDQHGTAIVVAAGLINALKLVNKNMSDIKVVLNGPGAAGTAIIKLLQDFGVKNIVAVDRKGILVPSREGLSGHKVELAATTNPEKISGDLSEAVKGADVFVGVSVAGALTPEMVESMAQDPIVFALANPVPEIMYDLAIEHGVKVMGTGRSDFPNQINNVLAFPGIFKGALSVRATQINEPMKMAAAKAIAALISDEELTAEYVIPNPFDQRVAPAVAKAVADTAVSTGVARI; from the coding sequence ATGGGATTAAGAGAAGATGCACTAAGATTACATGAAGAACACAAAGGAAAAATTAGTATTGAGAGCAAGTTATCAGTTACGAATAATGAAGAATTATCATTGGCTTATTCACCGGGTGTTGCGGAGCCTTGTAAAGAAATTGAAGCGAATCCAGATGATAGCTATCGTTATACCTCTCGTGGCAATTTAGTTGCGGTTATTTCAGATGGAACGGCGGTATTAGGCTTAGGAGACATAGGTCCAGCAGCGGCAATGCCAGTTATGGAAGGTAAGTCTATTTTATTTAAAGAATTCGCTGGAATTGACTCTATTCCTTTAGTTGTGAATGAAAAAGATACTGATAAATTAGTCGAAATCATTCAATCATTAGAATATAGTTTTGGTGGTATCAACTTAGAAGATATTTCATCACCGAGATGTTTTGAAATTGAGCGTCGCCTTAAAGAGGTGATGTCGATTCCAGTCTTCCACGATGACCAGCATGGAACAGCGATTGTCGTAGCAGCCGGCTTAATTAATGCCTTAAAATTAGTAAATAAGAACATGTCAGATATTAAAGTGGTGCTAAATGGACCAGGTGCAGCCGGTACGGCAATTATTAAGCTATTGCAAGATTTCGGTGTGAAAAATATTGTCGCAGTTGACCGTAAAGGCATTTTAGTTCCAAGTAGAGAAGGTTTAAGCGGGCATAAAGTCGAGTTAGCAGCTACCACCAATCCCGAAAAAATAAGTGGCGACTTATCGGAAGCTGTAAAAGGTGCCGATGTCTTCGTTGGTGTTTCAGTTGCTGGGGCCTTAACACCTGAAATGGTTGAATCCATGGCACAAGACCCAATCGTATTTGCATTAGCGAATCCAGTTCCTGAAATCATGTATGACTTAGCGATTGAGCATGGGGTAAAAGTTATGGGAACAGGTCGCTCAGACTTCCCTAACCAAATCAATAATGTATTAGCTTTCCCAGGTATATTTAAAGGCGCGTTATCAGTTAGAGCAACGCAAATTAATGAACCTATGAAAATGGCAGCAGCTAAAGCAATTGCAGCATTGATTAGCGATGAAGAGTTGACGGCTGAATACGTTATCCCAAATCCTTTCGATCAACGTGTCGCTCCAGCAGTAGCAAAAGCAGTAGCCGACACAGCTGTTAGTACAGGTGTTGCTAGAATTTAA
- a CDS encoding acyltransferase family protein — protein MKERDSYLDNAKFILMVLVVFTHFFMGMTEKRGVYEDLYYLLFTIHMPTFILISGYFSKNVVNQGKWLRKSYHFLWLYVLFQVSYSFFYYATGLEASFDLTFLIPEWSLWFLLSMVFWYVWLYSLRKIPAAISIPISIVVAIMIGYFPEVGRELALQRACVFFPYFLIGYHLPKHFFDIFKSRTMRYLGLAALFILFIYVVKIDGANKYWFFGSKPYHDFMDFPEFGALIRGLFYLLSVIGVCGFLGVVPTNKYWFTKYGANTLNVYLFHGFIVKLLRRYFPFEAISFIPAIITFSFFALGLTVLLASERFKKWTSSLLNLF, from the coding sequence TTGAAAGAAAGAGATAGTTATTTAGATAATGCAAAGTTTATCTTAATGGTTTTAGTGGTCTTTACTCATTTTTTTATGGGGATGACAGAGAAAAGAGGCGTATATGAAGATCTTTATTATTTATTGTTTACTATTCATATGCCTACGTTTATTTTAATTTCTGGTTATTTCTCAAAAAATGTGGTTAATCAGGGCAAGTGGCTACGAAAAAGTTATCATTTTTTATGGTTGTATGTTTTATTTCAAGTGAGTTATTCATTTTTTTATTATGCAACAGGTCTTGAAGCGTCATTTGATTTGACATTTTTAATACCCGAATGGAGTTTATGGTTTTTATTATCTATGGTCTTTTGGTATGTGTGGTTATATTCACTTAGAAAAATTCCAGCTGCTATTAGTATACCAATCAGCATAGTTGTTGCGATTATGATTGGGTATTTTCCAGAAGTAGGGCGTGAGCTAGCGTTACAACGTGCCTGTGTATTTTTTCCATACTTTTTGATTGGTTATCATTTACCTAAACATTTTTTTGATATTTTTAAAAGCCGAACGATGCGTTATCTAGGACTCGCAGCATTATTCATTTTATTTATCTATGTTGTCAAAATTGATGGGGCTAATAAATATTGGTTTTTTGGTTCAAAACCTTATCATGATTTTATGGATTTCCCGGAATTTGGTGCGTTAATTAGAGGTTTATTTTATTTACTAAGCGTAATTGGTGTATGTGGTTTTCTAGGCGTGGTTCCTACAAATAAATATTGGTTTACCAAATATGGGGCTAACACGCTAAATGTTTATTTGTTCCATGGTTTCATTGTCAAATTACTTCGTCGCTACTTTCCGTTTGAAGCAATTAGTTTTATTCCAGCAATCATTACCTTCTCATTTTTTGCACTGGGACTTACCGTATTATTAGCTTCTGAACGTTTTAAAAAATGGACTAGTTCCCTATTAAATCTGTTCTAA
- a CDS encoding amino acid ABC transporter ATP-binding protein → MLNITNLHKSFNKNEVLKGIDATIEQGEVVVIIGPSGSGKSTFLRCLNLLEEPTKGTIEFEGHNITDKGTDINKIREKMGMVFQNFNLFPHKTVLENITISPIQVKKESEASAKATALELLEKVGLADKANAYPSSLSGGQKQRVAIARALAMKPDVMLFDEPTSALDPEMVGEVLAVMQSLAQDGMTMVIVTHEMGFAREVADRVIFMADGYIQEEGTPEEIFTHPTNERTQDFLGKVLS, encoded by the coding sequence ATGCTTAATATTACAAATTTACATAAATCATTTAATAAAAACGAAGTGCTTAAAGGCATTGACGCAACAATAGAACAAGGTGAAGTAGTTGTTATTATCGGACCCTCAGGAAGTGGTAAAAGTACTTTTTTACGTTGTTTAAACTTACTAGAAGAGCCAACAAAAGGAACCATAGAATTCGAAGGACATAACATTACCGATAAAGGAACAGATATCAATAAAATTCGTGAAAAAATGGGAATGGTTTTTCAAAACTTTAATCTATTCCCTCACAAAACGGTCTTAGAAAATATTACCATTAGCCCAATTCAAGTCAAAAAAGAAAGCGAAGCGAGTGCTAAAGCAACGGCACTTGAATTACTTGAGAAAGTGGGACTAGCTGATAAAGCTAATGCCTATCCCTCTTCTCTTTCTGGCGGTCAAAAGCAACGTGTTGCTATCGCCCGCGCCTTAGCCATGAAACCTGATGTGATGCTCTTTGACGAACCAACTTCAGCACTCGATCCCGAAATGGTTGGCGAAGTGTTAGCAGTTATGCAATCATTAGCTCAAGATGGGATGACGATGGTCATTGTGACCCACGAAATGGGCTTCGCTCGTGAAGTTGCTGACCGCGTGATTTTTATGGCGGACGGTTATATTCAAGAAGAAGGAACACCTGAAGAGATTTTCACTCACCCAACAAATGAAAGAACACAAGATTTCTTAGGAAAAGTGTTATCATAA
- a CDS encoding class-II fumarase/aspartase family protein — protein sequence MRALYDSKSKTIDDRGIKSIFTNETKYKTWLMFEAALAQAQAEEGFIPEQAARDIKEAAKIENIDFEEMDRIYREIGHGFVPFLKVLVNACPGDSGKYVHYGITTQNIQQSSQMYMMKLVHDKYMKLLGEILANLSDLAERTKDYVMPGRTHGRHATPITYGYKVSVWISDFIECYERLKESEKRVFKLMMGGAVGTFSAMPEVGLNVQKRVAELTDMYYMEVPSRNISTHKLEYMMNLALLCNVCHKIGEEVYSTTLEEVAEVSEGFKKGTVGSSTMPHKINPKLAKGIIANSQKLYSLPGVGMYSAVRPYEGDSSSYMLFDGIVEEALELTTEVLLRTEELTRTITPHKERMLHNVMRNKGLDNTEYVMMKMADKLGKDEAHSLLYDIAIKTAADGEDFFTNLKADKLISSTFTEEEIASFIDPRNYVGLSVELAEKEAIRAKEISEAIMTEY from the coding sequence ATGAGAGCATTATATGATTCTAAAAGTAAAACGATTGATGATCGCGGGATAAAAAGTATTTTTACCAATGAAACGAAATATAAAACATGGTTGATGTTTGAAGCAGCTTTGGCACAAGCACAAGCTGAAGAAGGATTTATTCCTGAACAAGCAGCGAGGGATATTAAAGAAGCCGCAAAAATTGAAAATATTGATTTTGAAGAAATGGATCGTATTTATCGTGAAATTGGCCACGGCTTTGTGCCTTTCTTAAAAGTATTAGTGAATGCCTGCCCAGGTGATAGTGGGAAATATGTTCACTATGGGATTACAACACAAAATATTCAGCAAAGTTCACAAATGTACATGATGAAGCTTGTACATGATAAATATATGAAATTATTAGGTGAAATTTTAGCTAATTTATCAGATTTAGCCGAAAGAACAAAAGATTATGTGATGCCAGGTAGAACGCATGGTCGTCATGCGACACCTATAACTTACGGGTATAAAGTATCCGTGTGGATTAGTGATTTTATTGAATGTTATGAGCGTTTAAAAGAATCAGAAAAACGTGTATTCAAGTTAATGATGGGTGGTGCAGTCGGAACGTTCAGTGCGATGCCTGAAGTTGGGTTAAATGTCCAAAAACGTGTAGCCGAATTAACAGATATGTATTATATGGAAGTTCCATCACGTAATATTAGTACCCATAAATTAGAGTATATGATGAATTTAGCGTTATTATGTAACGTTTGTCATAAGATTGGTGAAGAAGTTTATAGTACGACACTAGAAGAGGTGGCTGAAGTTTCAGAAGGCTTTAAAAAAGGAACAGTTGGAAGTAGCACCATGCCACATAAAATTAATCCTAAGTTAGCTAAAGGGATTATTGCTAATTCTCAAAAATTATATTCATTACCAGGTGTGGGGATGTATTCAGCCGTACGACCTTATGAGGGAGATAGCAGTTCTTACATGTTATTTGATGGTATCGTCGAAGAAGCATTAGAATTAACAACAGAAGTGTTATTAAGAACGGAAGAATTAACACGAACGATTACCCCACACAAAGAGCGTATGTTGCATAATGTGATGCGTAATAAAGGGTTAGACAACACGGAATATGTCATGATGAAGATGGCGGATAAACTTGGAAAAGATGAAGCGCACTCTTTATTGTATGATATTGCCATTAAAACAGCAGCTGATGGTGAAGACTTCTTTACTAACTTAAAAGCAGATAAATTAATTTCTTCAACCTTTACTGAAGAAGAGATTGCTTCATTTATTGATCCAAGAAATTATGTCGGATTATCGGTAGAGTTGGCTGAAAAAGAAGCCATTCGTGCAAAAGAAATTTCTGAAGCGATTATGACGGAATACTAA
- a CDS encoding PTS transporter subunit EIIC gives MSKSKKFSEGIQQFGRTLLLPIGVLAPIGMILGISGAFVQPYMIERFPFLGNEAVNAALVSIRTIASVIFDNIPLLFAMGVAYGMSKKDKGIAVFASVAGYLTIIATMNVWLTLTGKMADPEIMTQVGQISVLGIQTMNISAAGGIITGLVAAWATDKFYNLQLPTALAFFSGKKSVPIITIGCMVGLGLTVPFIWELFVGILMKLSVVILSTFGPFFTAFGERAFIPFGLHHVWNAMFRFTEAGGSYVIDGETYVGVLPALNEVLFNQGPNSQYWSMMPELTRFMAQQQMLITLFLFPAIAFAMYRSARTENKAEVKSMLITLVLTAMLGNVTEPLEFTFVFIAPLLFVVYAIICGIGAVLLSLAGVAIGYIRGTIFDFAIFGLLYKGTNWQYFVLIGIGMAVLTYFVFYWAINKFDIKTPGREESNNIDSTLLKEKRYDEVAGLVLQGLGGSANISSVENCITRLRIDLNDVSKIDKDVLEKSGCTGFFFPSAKHIHIVYGPQVEFVRNALDEIR, from the coding sequence ATGAGTAAAAGCAAAAAGTTTAGCGAGGGGATTCAACAGTTTGGTAGAACGTTACTTTTGCCGATTGGCGTGTTAGCACCGATTGGAATGATTTTAGGTATAAGTGGGGCTTTTGTCCAACCGTATATGATTGAACGTTTCCCGTTTTTGGGTAATGAAGCAGTTAATGCAGCTTTGGTAAGTATAAGAACGATTGCTAGTGTTATTTTTGATAATATTCCATTGTTATTTGCAATGGGTGTCGCATATGGTATGAGTAAAAAAGATAAAGGCATCGCAGTTTTCGCTTCTGTTGCAGGTTATTTGACAATTATAGCGACGATGAATGTTTGGTTGACGCTAACTGGTAAGATGGCTGATCCTGAAATTATGACACAAGTCGGGCAAATCAGTGTGTTGGGGATTCAAACCATGAATATCAGTGCAGCCGGAGGGATTATCACAGGATTGGTTGCAGCATGGGCAACAGACAAGTTCTATAATTTACAGTTACCAACAGCCTTGGCCTTCTTTTCAGGTAAAAAGTCAGTGCCGATTATTACAATCGGATGTATGGTTGGTTTAGGTTTAACGGTACCGTTTATTTGGGAATTATTTGTAGGTATTCTGATGAAGCTGTCCGTTGTTATATTAAGTACTTTTGGACCATTCTTTACAGCTTTCGGAGAGCGTGCATTTATTCCATTTGGTCTTCACCATGTTTGGAACGCTATGTTCCGTTTTACTGAAGCGGGCGGCTCGTATGTGATTGATGGAGAAACTTATGTTGGGGTATTACCTGCTTTAAACGAAGTGTTATTTAATCAAGGACCAAATAGTCAATATTGGAGTATGATGCCTGAATTAACAAGATTTATGGCACAACAACAAATGTTAATTACGTTATTCTTATTCCCAGCAATCGCTTTTGCGATGTATCGTTCAGCTCGTACTGAAAACAAAGCGGAAGTTAAATCTATGCTGATTACTTTAGTATTAACAGCTATGCTTGGTAACGTTACGGAGCCCTTAGAGTTTACGTTTGTTTTCATTGCACCATTATTGTTCGTCGTTTATGCAATTATTTGTGGCATCGGAGCGGTATTATTATCGCTCGCTGGTGTAGCCATCGGGTATATTCGTGGGACCATTTTTGACTTTGCTATTTTTGGCTTACTATATAAAGGGACGAATTGGCAGTACTTTGTCTTAATAGGTATTGGAATGGCTGTGTTAACATACTTTGTCTTTTATTGGGCAATTAATAAATTTGATATTAAAACACCTGGTCGTGAAGAGAGTAATAATATCGACAGTACGTTGTTAAAAGAAAAACGTTATGACGAAGTAGCAGGATTAGTTTTACAAGGTTTAGGTGGTAGTGCCAATATTTCAAGTGTAGAAAATTGTATCACTCGTCTAAGAATTGATTTAAACGATGTTTCAAAAATTGACAAAGATGTGTTAGAAAAATCAGGGTGTACAGGTTTCTTTTTCCCATCAGCCAAACATATTCATATTGTATATGGGCCACAAGTTGAATTTGTTAGAAATGCATTAGACGAAATTAGATAA
- a CDS encoding carbohydrate deacetylase has protein sequence MTKLIINADDFGYSKAINYGIIESHIEGVLTSTTMMANMPGFEHAAQLAKDYPTLAIGAHLVLTCGRPVLSKSSLTQGNGGFLSRKDLNEQVGKIDLEAVYQEWDAQIQKLYKAGISLTHLDTHHYVHGLGELYQPMERLSEKYELPMRNCLNVKSKLSNPRLAPADDLWLMFIDEAMKDLSQPYNQVRTKLLNIIEEDVQRFANKNLIEANCHPGFLDTTVMFGSSFTHARMREIELLCDPSLRGLLNEAGFELGTY, from the coding sequence ATGACGAAACTAATCATTAATGCGGATGATTTTGGTTACTCAAAAGCGATAAACTACGGCATCATTGAGTCACATATTGAAGGTGTGTTAACCTCCACAACCATGATGGCCAATATGCCTGGTTTTGAGCATGCAGCGCAATTAGCAAAAGATTATCCAACTTTAGCGATAGGCGCTCATTTGGTATTAACCTGTGGTCGACCAGTTCTTTCAAAAAGTTCTCTCACCCAAGGCAATGGGGGATTTCTATCTCGAAAAGACTTAAATGAGCAGGTAGGAAAAATAGATTTAGAAGCGGTTTATCAAGAATGGGACGCCCAAATTCAGAAGTTGTATAAAGCAGGTATTTCACTAACGCATCTTGACACACACCACTATGTCCATGGATTAGGTGAGTTATACCAGCCCATGGAACGTTTATCTGAAAAATATGAACTGCCTATGCGTAACTGCTTGAATGTAAAATCAAAATTAAGTAATCCTCGTTTAGCACCAGCTGATGATTTATGGTTGATGTTCATCGATGAAGCAATGAAAGATTTGAGTCAACCCTATAATCAAGTGAGAACGAAACTACTAAATATTATAGAAGAGGATGTCCAACGATTTGCTAATAAAAATCTTATTGAAGCAAATTGTCATCCTGGATTTTTAGATACAACGGTAATGTTTGGCTCAAGTTTTACTCATGCAAGAATGCGAGAGATAGAGCTATTGTGTGACCCAAGTTTAAGAGGGTTATTGAATGAAGCTGGTTTTGAATTAGGGACTTATTGA
- a CDS encoding pyridoxal phosphate-dependent aminotransferase: protein MNRLLLNHYYQDTPDNLLMQFSDLAATKTNIIDLSIGDPDIVTNHAIIQQAFLDAKAGHTHYTAANGSPELVEAIIDYYDRTYDISFQSNQIFASVGALHGMYLALQVLLNPGDEVILHAPYFSPYKEQVIAAGGVPVIVPTYEKDGFELKLDALEQAITSNTKALIINSPNNPTGAIFSKETLQGIAKLAIKHDLYILADEVYEAFCYNEPFHPMVQFAPKNTLTFGSFSKSFAMTGWRLGYVLAPDYIIEAIGLLNENVAYSAPSISQRAGIYALTHAETLMAETKDLFAKRITFINEQVGKIPFLSMIETKGSMYAFVNIRKTGLDSLAFAKKLLQEQHVLVIPGIAFGEAGEYYIRIAATQSLSLLAEAFEKIAQLTVE from the coding sequence ATGAATCGTTTACTACTTAATCATTACTATCAAGACACACCTGATAACTTATTGATGCAATTTTCAGACTTAGCAGCGACTAAAACTAATATAATTGATTTATCAATCGGTGATCCAGACATCGTTACAAATCATGCCATTATACAACAAGCCTTTCTTGACGCAAAAGCTGGTCACACTCACTACACTGCTGCAAATGGCAGTCCTGAATTAGTTGAGGCAATCATAGACTATTACGATCGAACTTATGATATCAGCTTTCAATCCAACCAAATATTTGCTAGTGTTGGTGCCCTACACGGTATGTATTTAGCCCTACAAGTATTACTTAATCCTGGAGATGAGGTCATTTTACATGCCCCATATTTTTCGCCTTATAAAGAGCAAGTAATTGCCGCAGGTGGTGTACCAGTAATTGTTCCTACATATGAAAAAGATGGCTTTGAACTTAAATTAGATGCGCTAGAACAAGCTATTACGTCAAATACTAAAGCATTGATTATTAATAGCCCTAACAATCCAACTGGTGCCATCTTCAGCAAAGAAACATTGCAAGGTATCGCGAAGCTAGCGATTAAACATGATTTATACATATTAGCTGACGAAGTCTATGAGGCTTTTTGTTACAATGAACCTTTTCATCCAATGGTACAGTTTGCTCCTAAAAACACATTAACTTTTGGTAGCTTTTCAAAATCATTTGCTATGACTGGCTGGCGTCTAGGTTATGTGCTGGCACCCGACTATATCATTGAAGCGATTGGTCTTCTAAATGAGAATGTCGCATACTCTGCTCCATCCATCTCACAGCGAGCTGGTATTTACGCTTTAACTCATGCTGAAACGTTAATGGCAGAAACAAAAGACCTGTTTGCTAAGCGAATTACCTTTATCAACGAACAGGTTGGGAAAATTCCCTTCCTATCAATGATTGAAACAAAAGGTAGTATGTATGCCTTTGTTAACATTCGCAAAACAGGACTGGATTCATTGGCATTTGCTAAAAAACTTTTGCAAGAGCAACACGTACTCGTTATTCCCGGCATTGCGTTTGGAGAAGCGGGTGAATACTATATCCGAATTGCTGCCACTCAAAGCTTATCACTTCTAGCAGAAGCTTTTGAAAAAATAGCGCAATTAACAGTTGAATAA